TGGTGTGCGAGGAACTCGACCAGCGCCTGTCCGACGGTCATGCGCCTCGTCATCGGGGTGTTCCGGCTCACGGGCGAGCTCCCTTCGTCGTGCGGTTGTAGGGCAGGCGGTCGTCTGCCGGCTCGTGCTGCCACGACTCGCGCACCCACCCGTGTTCGGGCTCGTCGGTGATGCGCCAGACCCGGTCGCCGGGCCCCGCCATGACGTTGAGGTAGTAGAGGTCGTGGGTCGGCGGCGCGACGGCCGGGCCGTGGAACCCCCCGGGCACGAGGGCGACGTCGCCGTCGCGCACCCGCTCGTCGAGTTCGATCGCGGTCACCGCCGACGACGCGGCGCTGAAGAGGCCGTACGGCGCGGTCGCCGCGCCGGCGGCCTCGAGGGAGCCCGGTGCGGGTGCGAGTTCGAAATAGTAGATCTCCTCGAGCTGCGACTCGTGGCCCGGCAGCTCCTCGTCGTGCTTGTGCGGCGGGTAGCTCGACCAGTTGCCCGCGGGCGTGATGACCTCGCACACGATGAGCCGCTCGGCGTCGAGCACCGCGGGCGTGCCGAGGTCGTGCACCTGCCGGCTCGCGCGACCCCGGCCGCGGAGCTCGACGGGCACCTCGTCGCGACCGATGCGCCGCAGCGGATGCCGCGTGGTCGCCGGAGCCTCGGCCACTGCGACACGGCCCGGGCCGGCGCCTGATGCGGTGCCGGTGAGCGTCGCGCTCGCGCCCACGGGCAGGTAGAGGCAGTCGGTCGGGCCGTCGAACACCG
The sequence above is a segment of the Agromyces hippuratus genome. Coding sequences within it:
- the iolB gene encoding 5-deoxy-glucuronate isomerase, with translation MTERTTATTHETWFHPRASLARDGWDVVVDASLDGWQHTGLRVAALDVGGAGLELPAGAVERLVVPLEGGCLVRAIAEDGTVHEVELEGRASVFDGPTDCLYLPVGASATLTGTASGAGPGRVAVAEAPATTRHPLRRIGRDEVPVELRGRGRASRQVHDLGTPAVLDAERLIVCEVITPAGNWSSYPPHKHDEELPGHESQLEEIYYFELAPAPGSLEAAGAATAPYGLFSAASSAVTAIELDERVRDGDVALVPGGFHGPAVAPPTHDLYYLNVMAGPGDRVWRITDEPEHGWVRESWQHEPADDRLPYNRTTKGARP